The genomic stretch GACCGACGCCCCCGCCCTCGCCCGCGCCTACGGGCACCTGCTCGACGCACTCGGACTCACGGACGTCACCGTCGTCGGCAACTCCATCGGCGGCTGGATCGCCGCCGAACTGGCTCTGCTCGGCAGCGTCCGGGTCAGCGGCGTCGTCCTCGTCAACGCCGTCGGCATCCAGGTCCCCGGCCACCCGTTGGCGGATGTCTCTTCCCTCACCCCTGCCGAGCTGTCCGCTCTCGCCTACCACGACCCCGCCAAGTTCACGGTCGACCCCAGCACCCTCCCGGAGACCACCCGGGCGGCGATGGCCGCCAACAGCGCCACCCTGCAGGTCTACTCCGGCCCTCACGCCATGCAAGACCCCACCCTCCGCGAGCGCCTGGCCAAGGTCACGCATCCGGCTCTCGTGGTATGGGGCGAGAGCGACCAGGTCGTCGACACGGACTACGGACGCGCCTACGCGGCCGCCATACCCGGCTCCCGCTTCGAACTCCTCCACCAGAGCGGCCACCTGCCCCAGCTCGAGACCCCGGCCGAACTTCTGGAGCTGGTATGGGAGTTCACAGAAACACAGATGACGCGCTGACCGACCCGTTGAGCCTTTCGCAGGTTGTGCCGGAGCACCCTCGCCCGGATGACGAGTCTGGAGACATCGGTGTCGGAGACCTCGTAGGTCATGCCGAGGTTGTAGCTGAAGGACAGGAAGTCCCGGTACGTGAGTGGCTGGTCGGAGTTGAAGTCGATACCGCCGGCGGAGTCGTAGTAGTACAGGCGGGCGAAACGGGCCGCCGTGGTGGCCGACGCGCAGCGGCGCGGCGACGTGGCCCAGCACCGCGCGGCGGTCGTCGAGGCCGCCCGCCGGCCGACCGAGCCGAAGAGCACCGGGGAGTAGCGACGTCACGCGGTGACGCCCCTGGGAACTGCGGCTCCGTTCACATCCGTTCCGGTGCCGAGACTCCGAGCAGCCGCAGGCCGTTGCCCAGGACCAGTCTGCTGGCCTCGGTCAGCCACAGCCGGGCGCGGGTGCGGTCGTCCGGGGCCTCGTCGGCCAGTGGCAGGACCCGGCAGGCGTCGTAGAAGCGGTGGTACGTACCGGCCAGCGCCTCCAGGTAGTACGCCACCCGGTGCGGCTCCCGCAGTGCGGCCGCAGCGGCTACGACCTGCGGGAACTCGGCCAGCATGCCCAGCAGGTCCACTTCCCGCCCGTGGGTGAGCAGGGCGGGGTCGAAGTCCTCCGGGGCGCCCTTCCCGATCCCTGCTTCCTCCGCCTTGCGCAGCACGGAGCAGGGCCGGGTGTGGGCGTACTGGACGTAATAGACGGGGTTGTCGTTCGACTGCCGGGCCAGCAGGTCGATGTCGAGGTCGATCACCGCGTCCACGCTGGCCCGGGCCAGCGCGTACCGCGCGGCGTCGACGCCGACCGCCTCGGTGAGGTCGTCGAGGGTGAGGACCGTACCCGCACGCTTGCTCATCCGGACCGGTGTGCCGTCCTTGACCAGGTTGACCAGCTGGCCGATCAGGATCTCCAGGTGCCGGTCCGGATCATCGCCGAAACAGGCCGCCATGGCCCGCATCCGGCCCACATAGCCGGCGTGGTCGGCGCCCAGCATGATGACGACCCGTTCGAAGCCCCGGGACCGCTTGTTCAGGTAATACGCGCAGTCCGCGGTGAAGTACGTCCAGGAGCCGTCGCTCTTCACCAGGACCCGGTCCTTGTCGTCGCCGAAGTCCGTGGTGCGCAGCCAGATCGCGCCCTGGTCCTCGAAGACGTGGCCGCCGCTTTGCAGACGGGCGAGGGCGGCGTCCAGGTCGCCCCGGTCGTGCAGGTCCTTCTCGTTGAAGTAGGTGTCGAAGTGTGTTCCGAACGCGGCCAGTGACGTCTTGATCTCGGCGAACATCAGCTCCGTACCCACCGCCCGGAACACGGCATGGCACTCGGTCTCCGGCAGGTCCAGGACGGCGGGCCGCCGGCGCAGCACGGCTGCCGCGATCTCCCCGATGTACGCGCCGCTGTAGCCGTCTTCGGGCACCGGCGAGCCCTGCGCCGCGGCGAGCAGTGAGCGGACGAAGCGGTCGATCTGTACACCCGCGTCGTTGAAGTAGTACTCCCTCGACACATCCGCGCCCGCGGCCTCGAGCAGCCGGGCCAGCACATCGCCCACGACCGCCCAGCGGGCTCCGCCGATGTGCACCGGGCCGGTGGGGTTGGCGGAGACGAACTCCAGGTTGAGCCGCAGGCCGCCGAGCCGGTCGGTGCGGCCGTAGGCGTCGCCGGCCAGGACGATGTCCCGTGCCAGGACGCCGATCGCCCCGCTCTCCAGCGTGATGTTCAGAAATCCGGGGCCTGCGGCCTCGGCCTTCGCGACTCCGGCGGCCGCGCTCACCAGAGGCGCCAGCACCTCGGCGACGGCCCGGGCGGGCAGACCCGCCGACTTGGCGAGTTGCAGGGCGACGTTGGTCGAGTAGTCGCCGTGGCCGCGGTGCCGGGGGCGCTCCACGCGGATCTGCTCGGGCACCTCCGCAGAGAGGTGTCCGGACCGCATGGCCGTGTGGATGCCGTCGGAGATGACGGCCGCGAGATCTTCTGGAGTCACGAGGCCGACGCTAGCGGAGCCGACGACGTCCTTGACATCGGATTTCCCGGGGTGGGAGTGGGGGTGGCGCGCACGGCTCGCCGGGCGGGAGTTGAGAGGCCGGGCTCACCGGCCGGTGACGCGTTCCCAGTACGTCGCGATCGCCGGTGCCGGTTCCGAGGGCCGGGTGTCGTCGATGACGTGATACCCGCGGTGCTGGGTGGCGGTGGCACAGTCGTGGCCGGGCAGGATGCGCAGGCGGGTGCCCGCCGGCAGATCGGGCAGGGCGGCGCCGCCGCGGGCCGTGCTCCTGGCTCGCGGCCGTCATGACCAGGCCCGGGACGAGGTTGCCGGCGAGGTCGGTGACCAAGCCGTAGCCCTGGTCCTGGGCCTGTGCGGCGGCCCCGCGGTCGCGCGACATGGCCATCCAGCCGCCGTCGGTCGAGATCCATCCGTACTCGGGGCGACGTCCTCGACCCGGCAGACGCCCAGACCGGCCATGACCAGGCCGAAGAAGACGTAGTTCCCCGCGCGTAGTTCGGTGACACCGGTGAGGTCCTCGGCGGCGCGGGCGGTGGGGGTGGAGCCCACACTGACGACGCGCACCGGCAGGCCGGCCGTGCGCGGCCGCTCGCCTGCGGCGACAGCGGTGTCGCGTTCGTTCTTTGCCGCCCTGCGCTGTTCGTCGGCGGAACAGGCGAAGTACGACTCCCCCGCGTGGGTCAGGACACCGTCCAGACAGCCCGCGTCGTGCAGGACGTGGCCGATCTCAAGGAGCGCGGGGCCGTCGGGCTTGAGGCCGCCGTGGGAGCCGTCGCAGTCGATCTCGGTCCGGGCGGGCAGGGGGATACCCGCCCGGCGGGAGGCAGGTGGTGTCGGTGTAGCCGCCGTCGGCGAACGCCTCGGCCTCCGTGAGCGTGGAGACGGTGACCGGGCCGCGCGTGCCGGAGTGCGGGAGGGCAGAGGCGTCGAGGCTCTTGGCGGTCGTCACGTGCGGGCGGTGACCGCGAGCCGGTCGGTCCGGTTCTGGAGACGGCCGATGTTGCGCCGCATGGTGCCGGCGTCGACGACGGCGAACAGGGTGTCCAAGCCAGCCAGGATGTTCACAGCCGCATTCACAGAGGGCTGTCCGATTCCATCGGAAGGACAAGGTCCCGGCGGCTACTTCGCGTAGTTGTAGACGGTCGCCCGGGACACACCGAGCAGGTCCGCGATGGTCTGTGCGGCATCGCGGGACGCGAAGTAGCCGTCACGCTGCAACTGTCGTACGAGTGCCCTCTTGTCCTCCCGGCTCAGCGACCGGGGCGTCGCGGCGCGCTCTGCGGCATGCACCTCCACCGCCTGACGCAGTTCACGCGCGTTACGGTCCTGGAGCGTCTCCAGGGGCTGCTCGCGGTGTTCGGTGTCCGTGGCCACCAGGTTGGACAACACGAGCGTCACCGGTGACAGGACGGACACGTCCAGGTTCAGGCAGAGGGCGGCGATGTACTCCCCCGCGGCGTTCTTGATGCCGATGGACGTGCTCTTCGCCGGGCGGCCGTCGGGGAACTGATTGGGGTAGTTCTGGATGACGCTGGGGTAGTGGGGATCCTGGATGCGGGCCAGGCCCAGCTCTGTGGCGGAGTCCCCGACCTGGCGGCCGGAGAGGTTGTTCTCGATCGCCCGGATCGCATGCCGCGGATCGCGCAGATCGTGCAGCACCACCTCGCACAGGCCCGGGAACATACGGCCCAGCGCTACGGCGATCTTCTCGGCCTCACGGATGAGGTGGTCGCCGGCCTCGTCGTCCACAGAAACCTCTCCGGCCAAGGTTAGACCAATTATCCATCTATGGATTGACAGTCTAGAGGAGACTCCACAATTGTCCAATGCAGGCCGAGCGCGTGGAAGGTTCGCCGAGCTGCGGGATCCGTTGTCTGTCGTCTGGTCAGCTCGCGAACACGAGCGCCACGTTGTGACCGCCGAACCCGCAGGAGCTGGCCGGTGCCGCCGACCACCGCCCCGTACGCCCCGACGGCTCCGGGCGCGCCGAACATGTGGCCGGTCATGGACTTCGTCGCCGTCCCCACGGCGTGTGCGGACGACGGCTCGGCGGTCGGCCCCGCCTCCGACTCCGCCAGGTCAAGCTGCCGTACGCCCCGGACTCGGTGGAGGTGGCGTGGGCACGGACCAGTCCGATGCACTCCTGACTCAACTCGGCTTCTCACAGATCCTGTTGCATCGCGAAGACCTGGCTGTCCGCGTCGGAGACGGTGATGTGGCGGGCGCTGGAGGTCACGGCGCCGCCCACGAGGGTCCGTGCACCCGTGCGCCACGGGCGCGGGCGAACCCGGGTCGTTCGAGGACCAGCATCCCGGCGCCCTCGCCCATGACGAACCCGGGACGTTCGGAGCCGAGGGCGAGGGCCTCCGCACCGGAGGCGCACGCGCTGACCGCTGTCCGGGCCCCGCCCGCAGCGGGCTCCAGCGTGAGTTTGGCCGCGACGTGCACCGGCAGCCCGGCGGCCCACTCCTCGTCGAGGAGCGACACTCTGGATACCCCGGACAGCAGTCCCGCCCAGGTCGAGGGCGCGTCGGCCCCAGCGGCGTCCTCGCGCCGACGCCTGTGACCATGCGCGGATCGACGTACACGCACATCGGCGGCCTGTCCCGAGGGCCGGAGCAGGCCGTCGATGTCTGGCGGAGCCGGGTTACAGCGCGCGTTCCAGGCGGTCCGCCATCAGCTTGACGAAGCGGGAGGGGTCCTTCGGCTGGCCGCCCTCGGCGAGCACCGCCAGGCCGTGCAGGAGTTCGGCGGTCTCGGTCAGCTCCGTACGGTCCTCGCGCTCCTTGTACGCCTGGTTGAGGCCCTTCACCAGCTGGTGGCCGGGGTTGAGCTCCAGGATCCGCTTGGCCCGGGGCACCTCCTGGCCCATCGCCCGATACATGTTCTCCAGCGCCGGGGTCAGGTCGCCCGCGTCGGAGACGACGCAGGCCGGGGAGACGGTGAGGCGGGAGGACAGGCGTACCTCCTTGATGTCCTCGTCCAGTTGCTCCGTCATCCAGCCGAGAAGGCCGGCGTACTCCTCGGTCTGCTTCTCCCGCTCACCGTCGGCGGTGTCGTCGTCCTCGGTGTCGAGGCGGATCTGTCCCTTGGCGACGGACCGCAGTTTCTTGCCCTCGTACTCGCCGACGGTGTCGGCCCACACCTCGTCGACGGCGTCGGTGAGCAGCAGCACCTCGATGCCCCGGTCCCGGAAGGCCTCCATGTGCGGGGAGTTCTCGATGCTCTGCCGGGACTCGCCGGTCAGGTAGTAGATGTCGTCCTGGCCGTCCTTCATCCGCTCCACGTACTGCTGGAGCGTGGTCGGCACGCTGTCGTGGTGCGTGCTCGCGAAAGAGGCGAGGGCGAGGACGGCGTCGCGGTTCTCCGCGTCGGTGACCAGTCCCT from Streptomyces roseochromogenus subsp. oscitans DS 12.976 encodes the following:
- the argS gene encoding arginine--tRNA ligase, with the protein product MTPEDLAAVISDGIHTAMRSGHLSAEVPEQIRVERPRHRGHGDYSTNVALQLAKSAGLPARAVAEVLAPLVSAAAGVAKAEAAGPGFLNITLESGAIGVLARDIVLAGDAYGRTDRLGGLRLNLEFVSANPTGPVHIGGARWAVVGDVLARLLEAAGADVSREYYFNDAGVQIDRFVRSLLAAAQGSPVPEDGYSGAYIGEIAAAVLRRRPAVLDLPETECHAVFRAVGTELMFAEIKTSLAAFGTHFDTYFNEKDLHDRGDLDAALARLQSGGHVFEDQGAIWLRTTDFGDDKDRVLVKSDGSWTYFTADCAYYLNKRSRGFERVVIMLGADHAGYVGRMRAMAACFGDDPDRHLEILIGQLVNLVKDGTPVRMSKRAGTVLTLDDLTEAVGVDAARYALARASVDAVIDLDIDLLARQSNDNPVYYVQYAHTRPCSVLRKAEEAGIGKGAPEDFDPALLTHGREVDLLGMLAEFPQVVAAAAALREPHRVAYYLEALAGTYHRFYDACRVLPLADEAPDDRTRARLWLTEASRLVLGNGLRLLGVSAPERM
- a CDS encoding alpha/beta fold hydrolase, with product MTSTVHTLALSSGHLDVTVEDQGHGRPFLLLHGGGGPQTLGSFAGLLADERPARVVTPVHPGFNGTARPDWLTDAPALARAYGHLLDALGLTDVTVVGNSIGGWIAAELALLGSVRVSGVVLVNAVGIQVPGHPLADVSSLTPAELSALAYHDPAKFTVDPSTLPETTRAAMAANSATLQVYSGPHAMQDPTLRERLAKVTHPALVVWGESDQVVDTDYGRAYAAAIPGSRFELLHQSGHLPQLETPAELLELVWEFTETQMTR
- a CDS encoding helix-turn-helix transcriptional regulator, producing the protein MDDEAGDHLIREAEKIAVALGRMFPGLCEVVLHDLRDPRHAIRAIENNLSGRQVGDSATELGLARIQDPHYPSVIQNYPNQFPDGRPAKSTSIGIKNAAGEYIAALCLNLDVSVLSPVTLVLSNLVATDTEHREQPLETLQDRNARELRQAVEVHAAERAATPRSLSREDKRALVRQLQRDGYFASRDAAQTIADLLGVSRATVYNYAK